In the Quercus lobata isolate SW786 chromosome 5, ValleyOak3.0 Primary Assembly, whole genome shotgun sequence genome, one interval contains:
- the LOC115990752 gene encoding uncharacterized protein LOC115990752 has translation MVRRARELLQEFRDVQDRPSWTSVQRSRQNWLPPDLGVYKLNFDGAIFEGSVRAGLGVVVRDAEGMIIAAMCQNIQLLSSVDLVEALAAWRAILFAQELCLAHVMVEGDSLKVITTINNPQKNRTQWGHVVEDIKKASSWFQTCSFGHVYREGNSLAHSLAKRAVLSADLDVWLEELP, from the coding sequence ATGGTGCGACGAGCTCGGGAGCTACTGCAAGAGTTTCGGGACGTTCAGGACAGGCCATCTTGGACCTCCGTTCAGCGCTCAAGGCAGAACTGGTTGCCGCCGGACTTAGGAGTTTATAAGCTTAATTTCGACGGCGCCATCTTTGAAGGTTCAGTGAGAGCGGGGTTGGGGGTGGTAGTGAGGGATGCTGAAGGTATGATCATAGCTGCAATGTGCCAGAACATCCAACTTCTTAGCTCAGTTGACTTGGTCGAAGCCTTAGCCGCTTGGAGAGCTATCCTATTTGCCCAAGAACTCTGTCTTGCTCACGTGATGGTGGAGGGTGATTCACTGAAGGTCATTACAACTATTAATAACCCACAAAAGAATAGGACACAGTGGGGTCATGTTGTTGAAGATATTAAAAAAGCCAGCTCTTGGTTCCAAACTTGTAGCTTCGGTCATGTCTATAGGGAGGGGAATAGTTTAGCCCATTCTCTAGCTAAAAGAGCAGTTTTATCTGCTGATTTAGATGTGTGGTTAGAAGAACTACCATAG